The sequence below is a genomic window from Glycine max cultivar Williams 82 chromosome 20, Glycine_max_v4.0, whole genome shotgun sequence.
AAGGAAGATCCAGAATGATCtcaaaaaatttctttagaATTAGTAGTAAAGCTGCTTCTGTTAGAGCAGGTTTGAGCCCTAAATCATCTTCACTGCCAATTGATACTTTAATGCCAGATTGATCGGAAAAAACACGTCCTTTTGTAGCCACACTATTCTTCTTGAGAAATGCAGCAGAGAAACCTGAGGCCCAGACCTGAAATGATAATCAGATAATTAAAATCATATCTACTAATCTAACATAAAACCTCAACATTTCTAAAACCAAGATTAGTAGAGAAAAGAATAACAGAAATCATGTATCAGTTTACGCATTTTAATCAAaacccaaaatataaaaaagaaacttcACGGcttcaaaattaatgaaattaacataactttttctctatttaattttCCCCACTCGAAGAATAAATGCCAAATAAAGCTGAAAAAGTCAAAGATCTCAAGCAAATGTTAAAATGCCAATGTCTCAATTCCTGAAATGCCAAAGAAATCAAGCATAATATCCAAGGTCTCAATTGATCAATGCATTACACTTTACAACTCAACAAGGCAATAAATGAGGATATAAAGGACAACTAGCAATAATAGCATGAGCAGTAGAGAAGATAGGAAATATGCACAGCAAACAGCAACGTTCATCAAGTTTCACAAAAGCTAATCATTTACCTGTGGGTCAGGGTACGCAACAGGTGCAGAGTCTACAATGCATCCCTTAATCCTTTCCGTGATAGTTGGATCCTGGTTTTGAAAATGTTCAAGAATAACACCATATCTGCAACAATGAATACCAAACCAATTAAGCAACATAATAGAAGAACACTGCCAAATTTTATGCTTGAGCATAACATATGTCACTCACGTTAACCATCCAGTGTTGCTGAAAGTATGAAAGACAAGATTCTTATCACTTTCCCCTTCTAACCACTCAGCCAAGTGGTCCACAAGCAAATGAACATTTTGCTCCGCTTTTCCACCCGGCTGATAACTCAGGACCTCCCCCATTGGAAACGTGAAGGTAACCACATGAAACCCCCTTAAAGTGTACCATTCCGCATACTTCTTCAAGTGTTTCTGCCTTGCTCCCAACCATCCCAGCAAGACCACCACTGTCCTTGACTTTGTCAATGAACAACTAGAATCATCCAAAGCATTCAGTTCGGGTAAATGCCATTTATACATGACCTCAGCCTCAGAAGTTGAATTGGAGATACCATGGGAATATGCAGCAGACCTCGAGACTCTAGGCAAGTCAGCAGAGTGATACAAATTCCGAAGAAGTGGTGATGAAGCAACCGAAGAATGGTACAAATTTGAAACACAATTCTGTCCCAAACTCGGTACCCGGAATTGAACATTAGGCACAGGCACCGGAATCTGGGTCACAAAAGATAGGTTAGCAAGTTTAGAGTCCGAAATATGAGAAACCCAGGATGAATCTGATTCTTGTATGTTGCTACAAGGAGTAGAATGTGCCAAAtcggaggtagaacaatcacgTGATGGCAATTTATCGGAGAGATCAGCAGAGAAAGAAGCAACAGCAACTGCGGCAGCCGCCACCAGAGGTCTTTGAATGGCTCCAGAAAACGAACTCATTGCAGATACTAAACTCAACCCAACTCAACTCAACGCAAAAGCTTGTCAAACCAATACTACAGCACAACACCAACAAGTAGCAACCCTTGTCCTTATCTAGAATCAAAATTCCAGACCTAAAATGAGAATCAGGCGTCAATACTAAAATTTAGGCAAAAGAACAATGCTttaaggaaaacaaagataacccattaaggaagaatcaaaagggTAGGTGGGGTTGGTATCCCCAAttggaaggagaagaaaaacGTGCACCGCAGAAATCAGAAATCACACGTAGGAAATACGCGGAACAGAGaagaataataacaaaaaaaaaatgtgaataatAATAGGGATATTCGGTTTCGGAAAAGATTATTCCTTAGGAATGGTACCTGAAACTGGGAATGTACCTATATCTATCTGTCTATCTCCAGAGAACCGGGCTGTCAACGTCGTCGTTTTGACAGCCCGATTGGGTTGGAAGTGTGAACACGCCGACTCCTCCCTAAGATTATTccttttatgataaaattgggTATCGAATTTAAACCCTCCTCTGCAACCGAaagttaattgaattttttgaaacGGAGAAAAGAAAAACGAGATATTGTGAATTTGTGATTGTAAAGAAGAATGGACCAACCACATTGAGCCACGTGGTGGAGTGTCACGAGAATGAATTCCACCGCACGCTCGTCCCAATAAATTTGTGGTTCCCAGAAATTAGGGGAGAGACGATGTGACTCTGAAAGGACCTTTTTGCCCTTTATGGTTACTATTTTAGaagtgatgtttttttttttttaaaaaaaaacgaacTGTTAATTTACATTACATTACATTTGATCTTTGTAACTGTAATGATCATATCAACTAATATAACGGTTTGGTTGGGGATGATGTTGGTCAAATTAAGTGCCTACCCCTCAGTGACTCAGTCCTTAGATAAGAttgaagaaatttcaaaattcagaatcgtttttaaaacaagaaaagtcggtggggaaaaaaaataaagtaacatTGAAATACAACTCAACCCTTTTTCCTCTTGCATTGGTTGTCATGTTTGACCTTATAATCAGAAATGAGAGTAGTCAAATTTCAAAGCAAGTTAAGCTGTCCAAGACCCAGTCAACTAACTCGTTTCCCCCAACAACACTACCCTGCCATGATGTTTTCGTTTTACATAAGGATGAAATCATACATCTCTCTTAAGGgttattaaattgaatttaattaatagtaCTTGAGCTTAAAGTTTTAGAAGTATTCAATCTTAGCGGGTTATCATATCATTCAAGTATCCTGAACATTTGTTAGCATTGTTTagtcaaaataaaagaatataggataaaataaagagatatgCTATTAATATAACAATctatataacattttatatccaaataaattgttgtttttatgAAAACTACCCATATTGTATTGTAgaagataattttgttttaaccaAATAGAACTcctgtgagaaaaaaaaaaatcttcctcCAAATTCTAAATGTAACTGCATACCttatactttaaatttaaaaccaCTCATTAAACTAGAGTAACATGTCAtttatctcaaaaaaaaaaaactatgtcaattaatccatacattttttgttttcagccTCGTCGCTGATTTCTCTTGTTGACTTAAACCTCCACCCCTATCTAAGTAGTAGTGCAATGCTTGAAAGTGAAAATTAGCACAGGGCAGACCAAGTTGGCACACATTCTttcctaattttatttaactctTCTATCCAATCCAAATAATCccttaatagtatttttttcactaataataaattataatcatattaaatataagtTAAAGACATTCGACCTgaaaccttttattttttgggtcGAAGAAATTAGACCTGATATCTAGATCACTTGCCAAAATTTGGCAGTTTACAACGAGACGAGTGAAAGCTTACCTACTAAAATGTACTTAAACAAAGCTAGCTCCAATATTCCTGCATCCCATTTTACGAAGAGGAAAACTTGTATAGAGCCGTGCAGGTGAGGAAAACTTTACGAAGAATAGCATTTTTGGAAATGTTGTTCTCCATTGGAATGCATATAAAACAATCATTGTGTCCACCAATACTCTCCACTTTTTCCACCAGATTTATGCATAAGTCTTACATCTGTAATGGCTATATCTTTTGAAGCAGCCTTACACATATCATACACGGTTAAGCCTGCAATAGAGACTGCTGTCATTGCTTCCATCTCAACCCCGGTTTTACCGGTTGATGCAGCTTCCCCTTCTATTGTTACACTGAAGTCCTCATGATTCAATCTCAAGTCCACTTGCACGTGTGAAAGGCTTATATTATGGCACAACGGAATAAGGTTGCTAGTTTGCTTTGCTGCGGTTATGCCCGCAATTTTCGCTACAGTAAGCACATCTCCTTTCGCCATTTGATTGGCCAAGACCAAATCAAACACCTTCTTTCCAAGAATTACCTTGCAAACAGCAATGGCAGTTCTTTTACTGCTTTCTTTTGGAGACACATCTACCATTTGAGCTTCCCCTGATTCGCCAGTATGAGTCAATTCAAAAGAACTTTCACCTGTGTTTGGAGATGACAGCTGGGATTCATTGTTCAACCGACTATTGCTTGCAGAGCTAGCTAGTCCATTTGTAGGAGGTTCACCGAATACCGATTCCATTTCCTGAAATGGAACAGACAATTTAACATGGATTATAGTAATCCTACAAACATTTCTCTGTACAAGTGGAACAAACCTTAATAGTAGATATTGAATAGCAAATAGAAATCCAAACAGAAATTTGGTTAGATTTTAATGACTTCAGTGCTTAATATGATAATACTAATACGACCCAGCTACGCATTCAAACagatatatgataaattaaaaaggttatGAACATCCAACAAGGTGACAAGTGAACTTAATCTCTTTGCATTGTGATACATTATGTCAGTGTGtgccaaaaacagaaaagacaCTGCATTTACCTCTAGCAGAACACACCAAAGACTTTACCTTGTTGAGTTCTTGAATAGCACTTTCATAGCCATGGGTAACAGAAGAGCTGAACATCCTCTTTGATTGAGGACATGCAGCAATAATTCTCCGAAGAAGCATCATATCGTATGCAGATCCTGCTGCTGCTATTTACTCTACAGctgcaataaaaagaaaaattaattaaagtaagcAAAGGAATGTCATCATTAATAATTTAGTGGAATTGCCACGGAACAGCCTAGGGTGAGTTCTAACTTCTAACATAGCGCAACATAGTAGTTAGTATCGTACGATTCGATACGATTCCAGCTGCTACCAATACGAATCGGAGGTTGTTTCGTTTTTGTTCCTGAATCGTGGTTGAATCTCTGTATCGGGGATTAATCGCGCTTGCTCATGATGTTATGGTGCCTCAGCTACCGGTGCTTTCGCCTTAGCAGCCTGCACTACGCTCTCACGGCGGTAGAATGCGATAGGTGAAAGAAGAAAAGCAAGTGTTAATCTTCAGTGgattatttttagggttagggtcgGCAACTTCAAAATTTTAGAGTCAACATGTGAATTATATACGTACATAGTATTgttagcaaaaaataaaaatcaaataaaataaacccTACGTACATAGCAATTAGcatcaaatttcatattaattctcAAAAATCGCAGTCTACGTACAGGGAACTATTTTTTTCACAACAAAAATACGTATAAAGAACTATTATAACCTTCATTTGTCAACTTTAAGGGTTAGTGCGGAAAACTCTACATTCTTAAGGATTAGTCCACTCTCtatttgcaaaatcaattttacaaaattaattttaaatatttaatttaaaattaattttatcatcacTTATCTAAATACATATTTAGAgagtttatttgaaaatttgaa
It includes:
- the LOC100527711 gene encoding cyclic pyranopterin monophosphate synthase, mitochondrial isoform X1, which produces MMLLRRIIAACPQSKRMFSSSVTHGYESAIQELNKEMESVFGEPPTNGLASSASNSRLNNESQLSSPNTGESSFELTHTGESGEAQMVDVSPKESSKRTAIAVCKVILGKKVFDLVLANQMAKGDVLTVAKIAGITAAKQTSNLIPLCHNISLSHVQVDLRLNHEDFSVTIEGEAASTGKTGVEMEAMTAVSIAGLTVYDMCKAASKDIAITDVRLMHKSGGKSGEYWWTQ
- the LOC100799381 gene encoding transmembrane protein 53, with the translated sequence MSSFSGAIQRPLVAAAAVAVASFSADLSDKLPSRDCSTSDLAHSTPCSNIQESDSSWVSHISDSKLANLSFVTQIPVPVPNVQFRVPSLGQNCVSNLYHSSVASSPLLRNLYHSADLPRVSRSAAYSHGISNSTSEAEVMYKWHLPELNALDDSSCSLTKSRTVVVLLGWLGARQKHLKKYAEWYTLRGFHVVTFTFPMGEVLSYQPGGKAEQNVHLLVDHLAEWLEGESDKNLVFHTFSNTGWLTYGVILEHFQNQDPTITERIKGCIVDSAPVAYPDPQVWASGFSAAFLKKNSVATKGRVFSDQSGIKVSIGSEDDLGLKPALTEAALLLILKKFFEIILDLPSVNRRLSDVMSMLSSKQPSCPQLYMYSSADRVIPADSVESFVEAQRRAGHDVRACNFVSSPHVDHFRNDPRLYTSQLSQFLEECVLSRCKSY
- the LOC100527711 gene encoding cyclic pyranopterin monophosphate synthase, mitochondrial isoform X2, which gives rise to MESVFGEPPTNGLASSASNSRLNNESQLSSPNTGESSFELTHTGESGEAQMVDVSPKESSKRTAIAVCKVILGKKVFDLVLANQMAKGDVLTVAKIAGITAAKQTSNLIPLCHNISLSHVQVDLRLNHEDFSVTIEGEAASTGKTGVEMEAMTAVSIAGLTVYDMCKAASKDIAITDVRLMHKSGGKSGEYWWTQ